A stretch of Drosophila gunungcola strain Sukarami chromosome 3L unlocalized genomic scaffold, Dgunungcola_SK_2 000002F, whole genome shotgun sequence DNA encodes these proteins:
- the LOC128257369 gene encoding kxDL motif-containing protein CG10681 gives MSHLGITDVQQSQDATPDLESFTGFGNSAAEAFIQSLAGMVNQGDVETMIRAQKQMLQRFEKTNEMLLNCNALSQSRLKSASEDFKRHVKCLNDMKKDLDYIFRKIRVIKQKLQLQYPAIYAEVQPQRSSLAEEAEDDTEAQAKKATEAPVPAAGKPVISTAAAKKSAATIEYVQMEEAVDNGTVEIENELIKRVCSVETANPNDSSDCTSEDTG, from the exons ATGAGCCATTTGGGCATCACGGATGTGCAGCAGTCCCAGGATGCCACTCCAGATTTGGAATCCTTTACTGGCTTTGGGAATTCCGCGGCAGAGGCTTTTATTCAGAGTCTCGCAGGAATGGTGAATCAGGGCGATGTGGAGACAATGATAAGGGCACAGAAGCAAAT GCTCCAACGCTTCGAGAAAACCAATGAGATGCTATTAAACTGTAATGCCCTGTCCCAGAGTCGCTTGAAAAGTGCCAGCGAGGATTTTAAAAGGCATGTGAAATGTCTGAACGATATGAAAAAGGATCTGGACTATATATTCCGCAAGATACGGGTCATTAAACAGAAGCTGCAGTTGCAGTATCCCGCCATTTACGCCGAAGTCCAGCCTCAGAGGAGCAGTTTGGCGGAGGAAGCCGAGGATGACACGGAGGCACAGGCCAAAAAGGCCACTGAAGCACCTGTTCCTGCGGCAGGAAAACCTGTAATATCCACTGCAGCTGCCAAGAAAAGTGCTGCCACCATAGAGTACGTGCAAATGGAGGAGGCTGTGGACAACGGCACTGTAGAGATCGAAAACGAACTGATAAAACGCGTTTGCTCGGTGGAAACGGCCAATCCCAATGACTCCTCCGACTGCACATCCGAGGATACAGGTTGA
- the LOC128257367 gene encoding EARP and GARP complex-interacting protein 1: protein MDENSLIYGLELQARALTPQYGESNDVCFFIATNSLKPTNQVHLIQYEEEQGTVQSKVFEHALGEVWKLNSCPHNARLLASVYNVQKGAQVLTQSALLTLPEDLNPDPEQLKSEYLPWQQVEVLEAPGERVKTIEFHPSQEQTIACVVDNKVAVMQRAESSTRVVAEVPTSGSSSGSAKHTLHFTTGKWSHHHQGHQFLTLHDGHLSAYDVRDTQHCAWSISDAHGQMVRDLDCNPNKQCHLVTGGDDGYLRIWDCRMPKAPVFERSDHSHWVWSVRFNTFHDQLLLSSSSDCKVLLTCAGSVSSETQVQAGLDDSNFSGVEPEERHKLLPDGLLQTFDQHEDSVYCAEWSNVDPWIFASLSYDGRVIISKVPKQYKYQIIF, encoded by the exons ATGGATGAAAATAGCTTGATCTATGGTCTAGAACTCCAGGCCAGGGCACTAACGCCTCAATATGGTGAGAGCAACGATGTGTGCTTTTTTATAGCCACCAACTCCCTGAAACCCACGAATCAAGTGCATTTAATTCAGTACGAGGAGGAACAGGGAACTGTGCAATCAAAG GTCTTCGAACATGCCCTGGGTGAAGTGTGGAAACTAAATAGCTGCCCTCATAATGCGCGCCTGCTGGCCTCCGTCTATAATGTCCAAAAAGGAGCTCAAGTGCTCACCCAATCGGCCTTATTAACTCTGCCAGAGGATTTGAATCCGGATCCGGAGCAACTAAAGTCGGAATACCTGCCGTGGCAGCAGGTGGAGGTCTTGGAAGCCCCCGGAGAACGTGTGAAAACCATCGAATTCCATCCCAGCCAGGAGCAGACAATCGCCTGTGTGGTGGACAACAAGGTGGCGGTGATGCAGAGGGCAGAATCCTCCACCCGTGTGGTGGCCGAGGTGCCCACCAGCGGATCCTCCAGTGGATCAGCCAAGCACACGCTTCACTTCACCACGGGCAAGTGGTCGCATCACCACCAGGGACACCAGTTCCTCACCCTCCACGATGGCCATCTGAGTGCCTACGATGTGCGGGACACGCAGCACTGTGCCTGGAGCATCAGCGATGCCCACGGGCAGATGGTGCGCGACCTGGACTGCAATCCTAACAAGCAGTGCCACCTGGTCACCGGCGGGGACGATGGCTACCTGAGGATCTGGGACTGCCGGATGCCCAAGGCTCCGGTCTTCGAACGCTCCGATCACTCGCATTGGGTGTGGTCCGTGCGCTTCAACACATTCCACGACCAGCTGCTCCTCTCCAGCTCCAGTGACTGCAAGGTGCTGCTCACCTGCGCCGGATCCGTGAGTTCGGAAACTCAGGTCCAGGCGGGACTAGATGACTCCAATTTCAGTGGGGTAGAGCCCGAGGAGAGGCACAAACTCTTGCCAGATGGACTGCTGCAAACATTCGATCAGCACGAGGACTCTGTTTACTGCGCGGAATGGAGCAATGTGGATCCCTGGATCTTCGCTTCCCTCAGCTACGATGGGCGCGTAATAATCTCCAAGGTGCCCAAGCAGTACAAGTACCAGATTATATTTTAA
- the LOC128257818 gene encoding ubiquitin-conjugating enzyme E2 C, translating into MAQNISPEQSGGAGGGGSKHSDDSLPVKDNHAVSKRLHKELMNLMMANEKGISAFPDGENIFKWVGTLAGPRNTVYSGQTYRLSLDFPNSYPYAAPVVKFLTPCFHPNVDLQGAICLDILKDKWSALYDVRTILLSIQSLLGEPNNESPLNAQAAMMWNDQKEYKKYLDAFYEKHKDT; encoded by the exons ATGGCGCAGAATATCAGTCCCGAACAGAGCGGTGGAGCCGGGGGCGGGGGCAGTAAGCACAGCGATGACTCTTTGCCCGTGAAAGACAATCACGCCGTGAGTAAAAG ACTGCACAAGGAACTGATGAATCTGATGATGGCCAACGAGAAGGGAATATCGGCGTTTCCGGATGGCGAGAACATCTTCAAGTGGGTGGGCACCCTAGCGGGTCCACGAAACACCGTGTATTCGGGGCAGACGTACCGCCTGTCCCTGGATTTCCCCAACTCCTATCCGTACGCAGCGCCCGTGGTCAAGTTCCTGACGCCCTGCTTCCATCCCAACGTTGATCTGCAGGGCGCCATCTGCCTGGACATCCTGAAGGACAAGTGGTCGGCCCTGTACGATGTGCGCACCATTCTGCTGTCCATACAATCCCTGCTGGGCGAGCCGAACAACGAGAGTCCACTGAATGCGCAGGCCGCGATGATGTGGAACGACCAAAAGGAGTACAAAAAATATCTAGACGCCTTCTATGAGAAACACAAGGACACCTAG
- the LOC128257817 gene encoding zinc finger protein 436, protein MFESKLNLYAAHMVADSTTLGMDGGDVTRTMICRACLVLLGPQDASYNLDSEQDLASKYYGCTGADPGKKFRLQDEDLPTQLVLKSICECCYQLVQKFHDFQRMCEESSRNFEKLLLDIDFECLRQQEDTPKITDLDTPSESNDSTTNQEGQMNTACIESTEEIEEVLIIEDETANQDLENEKIPIGSFKNVTGERKRRVRHTLECSVCHRGFYKSSLLEAHMKQHEGLRPYTCVLCGKSYARANLLDAHLREMHHNNSARVTYPCPACHKVYTADRSLKYHLRRAHERTCRIESPDSLHICEMCGKSFVRKALLTRHQRIHDEKQHRKYPCEFCDQRFYTKENMMDHLQRKHGNKNILRCRKCGRIFRSRLSLSTHLQMHEDYVVQ, encoded by the exons ATGTTTGAATCGAAGCTGAATCTCTACGCGGCTCACATGGTCGCGGATTCCACTACCCTGGGAATGGACGGAGGAGATGTGACCAGAACGATGATTTGCCGAGCCTGCCTGGTGCTCCTGGGCCCCCAGGATGCCTCTTACAATCTGGACAGCGAACAGGACTTGGCTAGTAAATATTACGGTTGCACTGGAGCCGATCCGGGCAAGAAGTTTCGACTGCAGGATGAGGATTTGCCAACCCAGTTGGTCCTGAAAAGCATCTGCGAATGCTGCTACCAACTGGTGCAAAAGTTTCACGACTTTCAACGCATGTGCGAAGAGTCCTCGCGCAATTTTGAGAAGCTGCTCTTGGACATCGACTTCGAATGCCTCAGGCAGCAGGAGGATACCCCCAAAATAACCGACTTGGACACCCCCTCGGAAAGTAACGATTCCACCACTAATCAGGAAGGCCAAATGAACACAGCCTGCATCGAGTCAACTGAAGAAATT GAGGAAGTCTTAATAATTGAAGACGAGACTGCCAATCAAGATCTTGAAAATGAGAAGATACCCATTGGGTCCTTTAAAAATGTGACAGGGGAAAGGAAGCGAAGAGTGAGACACACCCTCGAGTGCAGCGTTTGCCATCGTGGCTTCTACAAATCGTCGCTGCTGGAGGCCCATATGAAGCAGCATGAGGGTTTAAGACCGTATACCTGCGTCCTTTGCGGCAAGAGTTATGCGAGAGCCAATCTGCTAGATGCGCACCTGCGGGAGATGCATCACAATAACTCCGCGCGAGTAACCTATCCCTGTCCAGCCTGCCATAAAGTGTACACGGCCGACCGAAGTCTCAAATATCACTTAAGAAGGGCACACGAAAGGACTTGTAGAATAGAGTCGCCCGATTCCCTGCACATTTGTGAAATGTGCGGCAAATCCTTTGTGCGAAAGGCACTTCTTACCCGCCACCAAAGGATTCATGATGAAAAACAGCATCGGAAATACCCCTGCGAATTCTGTGACCAAAGATTCTACACCAAGGAGAACATGATGGATCACCTGCAGCGCAAGCACGGAAATAAGAATATACTTAGGTGCCGAAAGTGCGGACGCATTTTCAGGAGCAGATTATCCTTATCCACACACCTGCAGATGCACGAGGATTATGTAgttcaataa